The Lacrimispora xylanolytica genome has a segment encoding these proteins:
- a CDS encoding GH39 family glycosyl hydrolase: MKQPLQYKVSLKDNASFTNNALFCVGTGRMNLALRKEYHDQLMKVQEEIHFSHIRGHGLLCDDMAVYHTYEEDGEVKTEYNFTYIDLVFDDYLSMGLKPFVELGFMPEALASGRQTIFYWKGNVTPPMDYNKWADLIKALVSHFFDRYGKEEVVTWPFEVWNEPNLPGFWKDASMDEYFRLYEVTAKALKECDARLRVGGPAICGVDDKRWLTCFLEHCSQHKVPLDFVTRHAYATDSPELIGHYEYQKLRKPEDFMEELRESRRIIDSFSEYKDMEMHITEFNTSYTPRNPIHDTNLNAAYTARLLSEMGDVCASYSYWTFGDVFEETGVAYTPFSGCFGLLANGSIPKPTYWTFAFFKHLKENAIARSEHFVLTRDNDKNICGVAWNPVEEMEDKELALTFSLDLTDGDYMIVTKMVDECTCNPLRAWTNMGTPAYLNKEQKELLLDCARPQINVKQFRVMDDAAQIEIPLSSNAVCYFEIQRIYPKADRGFRPERIRGGNIMME, encoded by the coding sequence ATGAAGCAGCCGTTACAGTATAAGGTCAGTCTTAAGGACAATGCTTCCTTTACCAATAACGCCCTGTTCTGTGTGGGGACCGGAAGGATGAACCTTGCCTTAAGAAAAGAGTACCACGATCAGCTTATGAAGGTTCAGGAAGAGATACATTTTTCCCATATCCGGGGACACGGATTATTATGCGATGACATGGCCGTTTACCACACCTACGAAGAAGACGGTGAAGTGAAGACAGAGTATAACTTTACATATATTGATCTGGTTTTTGATGATTATCTTTCTATGGGCTTAAAGCCCTTTGTGGAATTAGGATTTATGCCGGAAGCCTTGGCATCGGGAAGGCAGACGATATTTTACTGGAAGGGAAATGTGACACCGCCCATGGATTATAACAAATGGGCGGACTTAATTAAGGCACTGGTCAGCCATTTCTTTGACCGGTATGGCAAAGAGGAAGTGGTTACCTGGCCGTTTGAGGTGTGGAATGAACCAAATCTGCCAGGCTTCTGGAAAGACGCAAGCATGGATGAATACTTTCGCCTTTACGAAGTGACAGCAAAGGCATTGAAGGAATGCGATGCCCGTTTACGAGTAGGCGGTCCTGCCATCTGCGGTGTGGATGATAAGAGGTGGCTGACCTGCTTTTTAGAGCATTGCAGCCAGCATAAGGTGCCCCTTGATTTTGTAACAAGGCACGCATATGCCACGGATTCGCCAGAATTAATTGGTCATTATGAGTATCAGAAGCTTAGGAAACCAGAAGATTTTATGGAGGAACTAAGGGAAAGCCGCAGGATCATAGACAGTTTTTCAGAGTACAAAGACATGGAGATGCATATCACAGAGTTTAATACCTCTTATACGCCACGTAATCCCATCCACGATACCAACCTAAATGCGGCTTACACCGCCCGTCTTTTAAGTGAGATGGGGGATGTCTGTGCCTCCTATTCCTATTGGACCTTTGGTGATGTTTTTGAAGAAACAGGAGTTGCCTACACGCCATTTTCCGGATGCTTTGGACTGTTAGCCAATGGTTCGATTCCAAAACCCACCTACTGGACCTTTGCTTTCTTTAAGCATTTAAAGGAAAATGCCATTGCAAGAAGCGAGCATTTTGTATTGACCAGGGACAATGACAAAAACATTTGTGGAGTTGCCTGGAATCCCGTAGAAGAGATGGAGGATAAGGAATTAGCACTTACATTTTCTCTGGATCTTACCGATGGGGACTATATGATTGTCACAAAAATGGTGGATGAATGCACCTGCAATCCTTTGAGGGCATGGACAAATATGGGGACCCCGGCATACCTTAACAAAGAGCAAAAAGAGTTGCTCTTAGATTGTGCCAGACCCCAGATAAACGTGAAGCAGTTTCGGGTGATGGACGATGCTGCACAAATAGAGATTCCTTTGTCATCCAATGCAGTATGTTATTTTGAGATCCAACGGATTTACCCGAAAGCGGACAGAGGATTTCGGCCGGAGCGTATCAGGGGGGGCAATATCATGATGGAATGA
- a CDS encoding family 43 glycosylhydrolase: MMKLSEMNQDSYYLLCYTRLPVDETTYAPKLAYSMHLAWSENKADFQPLGHNSGVLFAKATDNSDGTLTAKSLKKPYLFYLKDGTFGVLAIRTEADGSEDESSKGSVLFFTSKDLLHYKEEGLIDLKGATFVTDIACHYDMSQMKYIIRFRDDEGAYYQNKTSDLNPLTECSAPKKTEPFTLEEVTADIEGIVPRNVISISKETARRLAGKLLVPENDRIEVPAECQASCAEDLKKVKATAYYTDGTTASKNIDWDTSSIDWNGAGVYPITGRVHQDHFENPIAIHRADPCIGRWNGKYYFIATNDADNNHSLYIREADNIPDLVHAEEIKILDTNMYEHLGGLLWAPEFHIVRGELYIFHAGTPGEFHKEQSHVMKLKKGGNPVKAEDWEMPVRVLKKDGSYLYEDGITLDMTCFELGEDVFVVWAQRQFTPVDQGSWLYIAKVSPEEPWKLITDPVLLSKPDYGWANNHVFVDEGPFTLMINKKIFLTFASALIDETYTVGLLSADLGADLMNPMSWIKENYPILTSRSVPGEYGPGHNSYVTDEDGIVWNAYHARFGIGEPRSSGIRRVHFDIDGYPVLDLTEDKDLKKELAAVQTKVYVPEREHAGKEIYEAAVTV; the protein is encoded by the coding sequence ATGATGAAGCTAAGTGAAATGAACCAGGATTCCTATTATTTACTTTGTTATACCAGATTGCCAGTGGACGAAACAACCTATGCCCCAAAGCTTGCCTACAGCATGCATCTTGCCTGGAGTGAAAACAAGGCTGATTTCCAGCCGTTAGGTCACAATTCCGGAGTATTATTTGCCAAAGCCACGGATAATTCCGATGGCACTTTAACTGCAAAAAGTTTGAAAAAACCATATCTTTTTTATTTAAAAGATGGCACCTTTGGCGTCCTTGCCATACGGACAGAAGCAGATGGAAGTGAGGATGAAAGCAGCAAGGGAAGTGTGCTTTTCTTTACATCAAAAGACCTTCTCCACTATAAAGAGGAGGGGCTGATTGATTTAAAAGGAGCCACCTTTGTTACTGATATTGCCTGTCATTATGATATGTCTCAGATGAAATACATCATCCGCTTTAGAGATGATGAGGGAGCTTATTATCAGAACAAAACAAGCGATTTAAATCCTCTGACGGAATGTTCGGCTCCAAAGAAAACAGAACCTTTCACCCTGGAGGAAGTGACCGCTGATATAGAGGGAATCGTACCCCGGAATGTGATTTCTATTTCAAAAGAGACCGCACGCAGACTGGCCGGGAAACTTCTTGTTCCTGAAAATGACAGGATTGAAGTTCCAGCGGAGTGTCAGGCTTCCTGCGCCGAGGATTTAAAGAAGGTAAAAGCAACTGCTTATTATACGGACGGAACAACCGCCAGTAAAAATATTGACTGGGATACTTCTTCCATTGACTGGAATGGAGCGGGGGTGTACCCAATCACAGGAAGGGTCCATCAGGATCATTTTGAAAATCCCATTGCCATTCACAGAGCAGATCCCTGTATTGGGAGATGGAATGGGAAGTATTACTTTATTGCTACCAACGATGCAGATAATAACCATTCCCTCTATATCCGGGAAGCGGATAATATCCCTGATCTGGTTCATGCAGAGGAAATAAAAATCCTGGATACCAACATGTATGAGCATTTAGGCGGCCTTTTATGGGCGCCGGAATTTCACATCGTAAGGGGAGAGCTTTATATCTTCCATGCAGGAACTCCAGGGGAATTTCATAAGGAGCAGTCCCATGTGATGAAGCTGAAAAAAGGTGGAAATCCGGTCAAAGCAGAGGACTGGGAAATGCCTGTAAGGGTTTTGAAAAAAGATGGAAGCTATTTATACGAGGACGGAATTACCCTTGACATGACCTGCTTTGAGCTGGGAGAAGATGTGTTTGTAGTCTGGGCCCAGAGGCAGTTCACTCCTGTGGATCAGGGCTCCTGGCTTTATATTGCAAAGGTATCACCAGAGGAACCATGGAAGCTCATTACGGACCCAGTCCTTCTATCAAAGCCGGATTACGGCTGGGCAAACAACCATGTATTTGTGGATGAAGGGCCTTTCACCTTAATGATCAATAAGAAAATCTTTCTGACCTTTGCCAGCGCATTGATTGATGAGACATATACGGTAGGGCTTTTAAGTGCGGATTTGGGAGCAGATTTAATGAATCCTATGAGCTGGATAAAAGAAAATTATCCTATTTTGACCTCCAGAAGTGTACCGGGAGAATACGGTCCTGGTCACAATTCCTATGTTACGGATGAGGATGGAATCGTATGGAATGCGTACCATGCACGGTTTGGAATCGGAGAGCCGAGAAGCTCCGGAATCCGACGGGTTCATTTTGACATAGACGGATATCCGGTGTTGGATTTAACGGAAGACAAGGATTTAAAGAAAGAACTGGCAGCCGTGCAAACAAAAGTATATGTGCCCGAAAGGGAACATGCCGGGAAGGAGATTTATGAAGCAGCCGTTACAGTATAA
- a CDS encoding alpha/beta hydrolase, producing the protein MNNSNVVMLPYEYKRAVEQGRRGTLTEVSYDVRNYINQSRQLVTNQNISKNEAGRDTVSGSAIRKKGNVYLPAGYNKNQKDKKYDVLYLLHGVGGNSYEWLSDNGRTDNQYNICNLLDNMIAKGDINPLIVVFPEGRSSHDWTDRSFNADGTNMLGFYYFDYEMRYDLIPFIESEFNTKADIRDKSKNGVANNRLHRAIAGLSMGGMQTLNMALGGYRCDSSVVTGKKSEWNNGLSQAVKAPGMLDLFAFAGGFSNAPTSSDGKILGGSIASIGRPLNVLYLTCGDADSIAYRDGYLRAVNNLSSTAGNNLKDDYRVLVKSGDHDFNVWNNAAYNFLRLSFENVMPHSNPYKVSTTINGRNW; encoded by the coding sequence ATGAATAACAGCAATGTAGTAATGTTACCTTATGAATATAAAAGGGCGGTAGAGCAGGGACGGCGGGGGACGTTAACAGAAGTTTCCTACGATGTGAGAAATTATATCAACCAGTCCCGTCAGCTTGTAACCAATCAGAATATCAGTAAGAATGAAGCAGGAAGGGATACCGTAAGCGGATCGGCAATCAGAAAGAAAGGCAATGTCTATCTGCCGGCTGGCTACAATAAAAACCAAAAGGATAAGAAATACGATGTATTATACTTACTCCATGGAGTAGGCGGAAATTCTTATGAGTGGCTTTCAGACAACGGCAGAACAGACAATCAGTACAACATCTGCAATCTTCTTGACAATATGATTGCAAAAGGCGACATCAATCCGCTTATCGTTGTATTCCCGGAAGGCAGAAGCTCCCACGACTGGACGGACCGTTCCTTTAATGCCGATGGAACCAACATGCTGGGTTTTTATTACTTTGATTATGAAATGAGATATGATCTGATTCCTTTCATTGAATCAGAATTCAATACCAAAGCAGATATCAGGGACAAATCCAAAAATGGAGTGGCGAACAACCGTCTTCACAGGGCGATTGCTGGTCTTTCCATGGGTGGAATGCAGACCCTTAATATGGCTCTTGGCGGCTATCGGTGCGACTCCTCCGTGGTCACAGGTAAAAAAAGTGAGTGGAACAATGGCCTGTCTCAAGCAGTAAAGGCTCCTGGCATGCTGGATTTATTCGCATTTGCCGGTGGATTTTCCAATGCTCCTACCTCCAGTGACGGAAAGATTCTGGGAGGAAGCATTGCAAGCATCGGTCGCCCGTTAAATGTTCTATATCTGACCTGTGGCGATGCCGATTCCATTGCCTACCGGGATGGCTATTTAAGAGCTGTCAATAACCTTTCCAGTACAGCAGGAAACAATCTAAAGGATGATTACAGAGTCCTGGTTAAGAGCGGTGACCATGACTTCAATGTTTGGAATAACGCAGCCTATAATTTCCTTCGGTTATCCTTTGAAAATGTAATGCCTCATTCCAATCCTTACAAAGTCAGTACCACCATCAATGGACGAAACTGGTAA
- a CDS encoding carboxylesterase/lipase family protein, whose translation MIRAVTTENGRIRGLPAADPRITSFKGIPFAAPPIGKNRFRAPQPAEDWSGELKAFEFAPISMQAPVGVDKDNLYTREWAVDPDVPMSEDCLYLNVWTPALSADDKLPVFVWYFGGGYQVGNTAEMEFDGERLARRGIVVVTVNYRLNVFGFLCHPDITREAPEAPANFGLLDQQAGTRWVKRNIASFGGDPDNITIGGQSAGGGSVLRQLTCQENEGLFQKAIIESGMFTELYPGTILFNDRLTLSEAEEEGVKFFELLGVSTLEEARKLDAEYVNRKGLQYNKFWLPAVDNVFSTGYAFDLMVQNKRLMVPLLFGHTSDEFHAAPQVGSIEELRQLAFSLFGSDGEEFLSICKSDSGNLEEMKQKASVRMVEHANRIIAQANSNSGNKEPVYYYNFDAQIPGWDNPGTFHSVDLWFFFETLAKCWRPFTGKHYDLARLMCNYWANFIRSGDPNGTDADGEEMPHWAPYETDAPYGMYFGETAEFVKKEPEEIMKFLLKEYFIKGQNEGIQ comes from the coding sequence ATGATTCGAGCAGTGACAACTGAAAATGGTAGGATACGGGGATTGCCGGCGGCCGATCCTCGTATTACAAGCTTTAAAGGGATTCCCTTTGCAGCACCGCCAATCGGCAAGAACCGTTTTCGTGCCCCCCAGCCTGCAGAGGATTGGTCCGGTGAATTAAAAGCATTTGAATTCGCCCCCATATCCATGCAGGCCCCGGTGGGCGTTGACAAGGATAATCTTTATACCAGAGAATGGGCCGTAGACCCGGATGTGCCAATGAGTGAGGATTGCTTGTACTTAAATGTCTGGACGCCTGCCTTGAGCGCTGATGACAAACTCCCTGTATTTGTATGGTATTTTGGCGGAGGTTATCAGGTTGGCAATACGGCTGAGATGGAATTTGACGGAGAGCGTCTTGCCCGCCGGGGAATTGTGGTAGTAACGGTCAATTACCGTTTGAATGTGTTTGGATTCTTGTGCCACCCGGATATAACCAGGGAAGCACCGGAGGCGCCGGCAAACTTTGGCCTTTTGGATCAGCAGGCCGGTACCCGTTGGGTGAAACGTAACATAGCCTCCTTTGGAGGGGACCCGGATAACATCACCATAGGAGGTCAGTCAGCGGGAGGCGGCAGCGTTTTAAGACAATTGACGTGCCAAGAGAATGAAGGACTTTTTCAAAAGGCAATCATTGAAAGCGGAATGTTTACCGAGCTTTATCCTGGAACCATCTTATTCAATGACCGTTTGACCTTATCCGAGGCAGAGGAGGAAGGGGTAAAATTCTTTGAGCTGTTAGGTGTTTCCACCTTAGAGGAAGCCCGTAAGCTTGATGCTGAGTATGTAAACCGCAAAGGGCTTCAATATAATAAGTTCTGGCTGCCTGCTGTTGATAATGTGTTTAGTACGGGTTACGCATTTGATCTGATGGTTCAAAATAAGCGTCTTATGGTTCCCTTGCTCTTTGGTCATACCTCTGACGAGTTTCACGCCGCACCACAGGTGGGTAGCATAGAGGAACTTCGTCAGCTGGCGTTCTCTTTATTTGGCAGCGACGGGGAAGAATTTCTTTCTATCTGCAAGTCCGATTCCGGCAACTTAGAGGAAATGAAACAAAAGGCTTCGGTAAGAATGGTAGAACACGCAAACCGAATCATAGCCCAGGCAAACTCGAATTCTGGTAATAAAGAACCTGTTTATTATTACAACTTTGATGCCCAGATTCCTGGCTGGGATAATCCGGGAACCTTTCATTCCGTGGACCTTTGGTTCTTTTTTGAAACACTGGCTAAGTGCTGGAGGCCATTTACGGGAAAGCATTACGACCTTGCCAGGCTCATGTGTAACTACTGGGCTAATTTTATCCGCTCCGGGGATCCAAACGGAACGGATGCAGATGGGGAGGAAATGCCCCATTGGGCTCCATATGAAACGGATGCTCCCTACGGAATGTATTTTGGGGAAACCGCTGAATTTGTTAAGAAAGAGCCGGAAGAAATCATGAAGTTTCTGTTAAAGGAGTATTTTATAAAGGGACAAAATGAGGGAATTCAATGA
- a CDS encoding extracellular solute-binding protein has product MKKRRFFSLMLAVVCVLSLVLSGCSGSKKAGSDETGTKDSGGAGTTGAATSEIDHTNTLTLEVYDVAANYQGVQSGWFGKVIKDKFNLELNIIAPQASGDGEALYQTRSASGKLGDIILLDNSPLQDCIKAGLIADISEDVKNSKNLSQYYEQYKTFNEGLEGNSEGKIYGMPCQITNTSPTTYSDDTLYISPLLPWDYYTEIGAPKMKNTDDLLDVLEQMQKAHPKNSKGDANYAISLWRDWDKGGTQVTMENAAQLTKMYGYEVNGSVMVGNTGDMKQVTDDDGAYYKMLHFFFQANQRGLIDPDSGTQNWDNACNKMKNKQVLLFWYNWQRGFWNTPDRAQERNAYIYAPVEDMNFFQPSDPYFGDGRAFALGSHMEGNDRARAIEFMDWLISPEGLEFIHHGIPGWSYTKGADGKYTLTENGLYGLMENRPVSDEWGGGGFDDGNCKINQWPMASVSIDPNTKEPYNNNYWSSYLEANKTTMTNEWSEKYGAVNQVAYLEGTGQLKPVPNVNIILPSDTTDVALIRSQCATLICDTSWRMVFAKSEEEFKSMWADMKTQLDGFDWAQLVEFDKAKFQKVIDARAAVKK; this is encoded by the coding sequence ATGAAAAAAAGAAGATTTTTTTCATTGATGCTGGCTGTGGTCTGCGTACTTTCTCTTGTGTTATCCGGATGCTCCGGATCCAAGAAAGCAGGCTCCGATGAGACTGGCACGAAAGATTCCGGCGGAGCAGGCACGACAGGAGCTGCAACGTCAGAAATTGACCACACCAATACCCTTACTCTGGAGGTCTACGATGTTGCTGCTAATTACCAGGGGGTACAAAGCGGCTGGTTTGGAAAGGTAATAAAGGATAAGTTCAACCTGGAGCTAAATATTATCGCGCCCCAGGCATCGGGAGATGGGGAGGCGCTTTATCAGACCCGATCTGCCTCCGGAAAGCTGGGAGATATTATCCTTCTTGACAATTCCCCTCTTCAGGACTGTATTAAGGCCGGTCTCATTGCGGATATCAGCGAGGATGTAAAAAATAGTAAGAATTTAAGTCAGTATTACGAGCAGTATAAAACATTTAATGAAGGTCTGGAAGGCAACAGTGAGGGTAAGATTTATGGTATGCCATGCCAGATTACCAATACTTCACCTACCACATATTCCGATGATACTCTGTATATCAGTCCTCTGCTCCCATGGGATTATTACACAGAAATCGGTGCTCCAAAGATGAAGAACACCGATGATCTGTTAGATGTGTTAGAGCAGATGCAAAAGGCACATCCAAAGAACAGCAAGGGAGATGCCAACTATGCCATCTCTTTATGGCGGGACTGGGATAAAGGCGGAACCCAGGTTACCATGGAGAATGCTGCCCAGTTGACTAAAATGTATGGCTATGAAGTAAATGGTTCTGTTATGGTAGGAAACACCGGAGATATGAAACAGGTCACCGACGATGACGGAGCCTATTATAAGATGCTCCACTTTTTCTTCCAGGCCAATCAAAGAGGTCTCATTGACCCTGATTCCGGGACGCAGAACTGGGATAATGCATGCAATAAGATGAAGAACAAACAGGTATTGTTATTCTGGTATAACTGGCAGAGAGGCTTCTGGAATACTCCGGACCGTGCGCAGGAAAGAAATGCCTATATCTATGCACCAGTTGAGGATATGAACTTCTTCCAGCCGTCCGATCCTTACTTTGGTGACGGAAGAGCCTTTGCTCTTGGAAGTCATATGGAAGGCAATGACAGGGCGAGAGCCATTGAATTTATGGATTGGTTAATCAGTCCGGAAGGACTTGAATTTATCCATCACGGAATTCCAGGATGGAGCTATACCAAAGGGGCTGATGGTAAGTATACTCTGACAGAGAATGGTCTCTATGGTCTGATGGAAAATCGTCCAGTCTCCGATGAATGGGGCGGCGGTGGATTTGATGATGGAAACTGTAAGATCAATCAGTGGCCAATGGCAAGCGTATCCATTGACCCAAATACCAAAGAACCGTATAACAATAATTACTGGTCTTCCTATCTGGAGGCCAACAAGACGACCATGACCAATGAGTGGAGTGAAAAGTATGGCGCGGTCAATCAGGTGGCTTATCTGGAAGGAACCGGACAGTTAAAACCGGTGCCGAACGTAAACATTATCCTTCCAAGTGATACCACAGATGTAGCCTTAATTCGCAGCCAGTGCGCAACCCTCATCTGCGATACCTCCTGGAGAATGGTATTTGCAAAGAGCGAGGAAGAATTTAAGAGCATGTGGGCTGATATGAAGACTCAGCTTGATGGATTTGACTGGGCACAATTGGTGGAATTTGATAAAGCCAAGTTCCAGAAAGTCATTGATGCCAGAGCAGCAGTAAAGAAATAA
- a CDS encoding ABC transporter permease subunit has product MNLFQNKRKLRSIKEFLYILPFILLVGVFCYYPLYGWMYAFFDYRPPQPLTSSNFVGLKWFQSLVANPVKTKQIVSVMVNTLVMSGITVGTSWLPMFFAVFLNEIKCVPFRKTVQTVTTIPNFISWVLVYSVAFNIFNNTGVVNHVLVAWGILDAPVQFLQKSDHVWITQWLWLTWKNLGWAAIMYIAAITGIDEQMFEAAKVDGATRMQRIRYITIPSILPTYFVLLMLAIASFLSNGMEQYYVFQNAFNKEHIQVLDLYVFNLAMGSGSYSVATALSILKSIISLVLLTAANGISKLVRGESFL; this is encoded by the coding sequence ATGAATCTGTTTCAAAATAAAAGAAAGTTAAGATCAATCAAGGAATTTCTTTATATTCTCCCATTTATTTTACTGGTCGGAGTATTTTGCTACTATCCGCTGTACGGCTGGATGTATGCGTTCTTTGATTACAGGCCGCCTCAGCCATTGACATCAAGTAATTTTGTAGGTTTAAAATGGTTTCAATCCTTAGTAGCAAATCCTGTAAAAACAAAGCAGATTGTAAGTGTTATGGTAAATACTCTGGTCATGAGCGGAATCACCGTAGGAACCTCCTGGCTTCCCATGTTTTTCGCTGTGTTCTTAAATGAAATCAAGTGCGTTCCCTTTCGCAAGACCGTTCAGACCGTAACCACCATTCCGAACTTCATCAGCTGGGTACTGGTGTATTCTGTGGCATTTAATATATTTAATAATACAGGCGTAGTAAATCATGTGCTGGTTGCCTGGGGTATTTTAGATGCGCCGGTTCAGTTTCTCCAGAAATCAGATCACGTATGGATTACCCAGTGGCTGTGGCTGACGTGGAAAAACCTGGGGTGGGCAGCCATTATGTATATTGCAGCTATTACAGGAATCGATGAGCAGATGTTTGAGGCTGCCAAGGTTGACGGAGCCACCAGAATGCAGCGTATCCGGTATATTACCATTCCAAGCATCCTGCCAACGTATTTTGTATTATTGATGCTTGCCATTGCCAGCTTTTTATCCAACGGCATGGAACAGTATTATGTATTCCAGAATGCATTTAACAAAGAGCACATTCAGGTTCTGGATCTTTATGTATTTAACCTGGCAATGGGAAGCGGAAGCTATTCTGTTGCAACCGCACTTAGTATTTTAAAAAGTATCATCAGCCTGGTTCTTCTTACCGCAGCGAACGGGATTTCAAAGCTGGTAAGAGGCGAGAGCTTTTTATAA
- a CDS encoding carbohydrate ABC transporter permease gives MESVKKRKRQKQSFGDALISVLIYIFYAVFAFICVYPFYYIFINTISNNDLSQKGLIIFLPHGIHFENYIKAIKIPGLLNAAIISISRTVIGTLLTTMTTAFMGYMFTRESLWHRKFWYRFVIVTMYFNAGIIPWFLTMRNLHLTNNFWGYILPTIVSPFYIILAKTFVESIPKELQQAAEIDGAGTLTMFYRVILPVIKPILATVAIFAAVAQWNAFQDTLLLMTDNKLYSLQFILYQYINQASSLKQLVNSSSGAAVAQSVATVQTATSIRMTVTIIVVAPILLIYPIFQRYFVRGIMIGAVKG, from the coding sequence ATGGAAAGCGTCAAAAAAAGAAAACGTCAAAAGCAAAGCTTTGGAGATGCGCTCATCAGTGTGTTAATTTATATCTTTTACGCTGTATTTGCCTTTATCTGCGTGTATCCCTTTTACTACATTTTCATTAATACCATCAGCAACAATGATTTAAGCCAGAAAGGGCTGATTATTTTTCTTCCTCATGGAATTCATTTTGAAAATTATATCAAAGCAATTAAGATTCCCGGGCTTTTAAATGCAGCTATTATTTCCATTAGCAGAACTGTGATCGGTACCCTGCTTACCACCATGACAACGGCATTTATGGGATATATGTTTACAAGAGAAAGCCTGTGGCACAGGAAATTCTGGTATCGGTTCGTGATTGTGACCATGTATTTCAATGCAGGTATCATACCCTGGTTTTTAACCATGCGTAACCTTCATCTGACCAATAATTTCTGGGGGTATATTCTTCCTACTATTGTATCTCCGTTTTATATCATCCTGGCTAAGACCTTTGTGGAGTCCATTCCAAAAGAGCTGCAGCAGGCAGCAGAGATTGATGGGGCAGGAACTCTGACCATGTTTTACCGGGTGATTCTTCCAGTCATTAAGCCCATTTTAGCGACGGTAGCCATATTTGCGGCAGTGGCACAGTGGAATGCGTTTCAGGACACCCTGCTTTTGATGACGGATAACAAGCTGTACAGCTTACAGTTTATCTTATATCAGTACATCAATCAGGCCAGCTCCTTAAAGCAGCTTGTCAATTCTTCCAGCGGTGCTGCCGTGGCACAGAGCGTGGCAACGGTACAGACAGCCACTTCCATACGAATGACAGTGACCATTATTGTAGTGGCACCTATTTTGCTTATATACCCCATTTTCCAGCGGTATTTTGTAAGGGGTATTATGATTGGAGCGGTAAAAGGTTAA